In a genomic window of Desulfovibrio inopinatus DSM 10711:
- a CDS encoding molybdopterin-dependent aldehyde oxidoreductase yields MSSLLEKILYINGVETRLFTSPSAKLADVLREQLHLTGTKVGCGQGQCGACSVLIDGKVVRSCITKMSRVPDNAEIITIEGIGKPGNLHPLQKSWILHGGAQCGFCSPGFIVSAKGLLDENDDPTREEVRSWFQKHRNACRCTGYKPLVDAVMDAAKVMRGDAPEQSLEYKMAEDGRIWGSKYPRPTAVGKVTGTLDYGADLGLKLPENTLHLALVQAEVSHANILGVDTSKAKMMPGVHAVLTASDVKGSNRIFGLVQGPNYKGDGWERPIINDTKIFQYGDVVAVVCADSYEQACAAAKEVTLDLEKLPAYMSASEAMAEDAIEIHPGTPNVYFTQPLTKGDDPAPFFEKDDVVVAQGNFTTSRQPHMPIEPDVAFAYMGEDNLLHIHSKSIGVHLHPLMISAGLGLPPNEIVMASNPMGGTFGYKLSPTSEALLGVAVLATGHPCFLRYTYYQQMTYTGKRSPFHFKARMAASKKTGRILALEHDFSVDHGPYCEMAGPLTGRGIQFTGAGYDIPNIRGMGRAVCTNHSWGSAFRGFGGVQSHFVGETLVDELAYALGQDPLEFRYANCYREGSTTPTGATPDVIALPQLLEALRPKYQEAKARTAKASTKEIKKGAGIAIGVYGAGVDGIDQAEVFVQYDPDDGVSLGCAWEDHGQGADIGAVGTTHESLRPMNIPIEKIRFSWPDSGKQPDAGTAGASRSQVVVGSALRAACQAMMNTLQKADGTFMTYQEAVAAGKPTRFDGVHTTQGRVCDPETGLGNPFVNCMYTIYLAEVSVEVATGKVKVDKIACVADLGSINNYLTVDGQIYGCIAQGIGLALSEDFEDIEKHSTMIGGGFPYIESIPDDMEITYFENNLREHGPFGASGAGEGPMVNPHMAVINAIRDACGARIYRLPATPDRVLEALRAGN; encoded by the coding sequence ATGAGTTCGCTATTGGAGAAAATATTATACATTAATGGAGTGGAAACAAGGCTTTTCACTTCCCCCAGCGCCAAGCTGGCTGACGTTCTACGGGAGCAACTGCATCTTACCGGGACGAAAGTCGGGTGTGGTCAAGGTCAATGCGGAGCCTGCTCCGTTCTGATAGACGGAAAGGTTGTCCGTTCTTGCATCACCAAAATGAGTCGGGTTCCCGATAATGCGGAAATCATCACCATTGAAGGAATCGGTAAGCCAGGCAATCTTCATCCTCTTCAGAAGTCCTGGATTTTGCACGGTGGGGCGCAATGTGGATTCTGCTCGCCTGGCTTCATCGTTTCTGCGAAAGGACTTCTGGACGAAAACGACGACCCGACCCGCGAGGAGGTCAGGAGCTGGTTCCAGAAACATCGTAACGCATGCCGTTGTACGGGATATAAGCCACTTGTCGATGCGGTGATGGACGCTGCAAAAGTGATGCGGGGCGACGCTCCCGAACAAAGCTTGGAATATAAAATGGCCGAGGATGGCCGAATTTGGGGATCGAAATACCCTCGTCCCACAGCCGTGGGCAAAGTTACCGGCACGTTGGATTATGGGGCTGATCTCGGTTTGAAGCTTCCTGAAAACACCCTGCATCTTGCCTTGGTGCAGGCCGAAGTATCCCATGCCAACATTCTTGGAGTTGATACGTCAAAGGCGAAGATGATGCCCGGCGTGCATGCCGTCCTGACGGCCAGTGACGTGAAAGGAAGTAATCGGATTTTCGGTCTGGTTCAGGGGCCGAACTATAAGGGAGACGGCTGGGAACGGCCCATCATCAACGATACCAAGATTTTTCAATATGGCGATGTGGTGGCTGTTGTTTGCGCCGACTCATACGAACAGGCCTGCGCAGCGGCCAAGGAAGTGACCCTCGATCTTGAAAAACTGCCTGCGTATATGAGCGCTTCCGAAGCCATGGCCGAAGACGCTATTGAAATACATCCGGGGACGCCCAATGTCTATTTCACCCAACCTTTGACAAAAGGGGATGACCCGGCACCTTTCTTCGAAAAAGATGACGTGGTAGTCGCTCAGGGCAATTTCACCACAAGTCGACAGCCTCATATGCCTATAGAGCCAGATGTGGCGTTTGCATATATGGGCGAAGACAATTTGCTGCATATCCATAGCAAGTCCATCGGCGTGCATCTCCATCCTCTTATGATTTCCGCAGGCTTGGGACTGCCTCCCAATGAGATTGTCATGGCCTCGAACCCCATGGGGGGGACGTTCGGCTACAAGTTGAGTCCCACTTCTGAAGCACTTTTGGGCGTTGCTGTCCTGGCCACCGGACATCCCTGTTTCCTCAGGTACACGTATTATCAGCAAATGACCTATACAGGGAAGCGCTCGCCGTTTCATTTTAAAGCCCGTATGGCCGCGTCTAAGAAAACAGGTCGCATCCTGGCTTTGGAGCATGACTTCTCCGTTGACCATGGACCGTACTGCGAGATGGCGGGACCGTTGACAGGGCGCGGGATTCAGTTCACCGGCGCAGGCTACGATATCCCGAATATACGCGGTATGGGGCGGGCCGTGTGCACCAACCATTCCTGGGGATCTGCGTTTCGCGGGTTCGGCGGAGTCCAATCACACTTTGTGGGGGAAACCCTGGTAGATGAACTGGCCTATGCACTTGGTCAGGATCCGCTGGAATTTCGCTACGCCAATTGCTACCGAGAAGGCTCCACCACTCCAACCGGTGCAACGCCGGACGTTATTGCGCTGCCGCAATTGCTTGAAGCGCTCCGCCCTAAATACCAAGAAGCCAAGGCTCGGACCGCCAAGGCCTCGACGAAAGAAATTAAGAAAGGTGCAGGAATCGCCATTGGTGTCTATGGCGCAGGAGTGGATGGGATAGACCAGGCGGAAGTTTTTGTTCAGTACGACCCGGATGACGGTGTCTCCCTCGGTTGCGCATGGGAAGACCACGGGCAGGGCGCTGATATTGGTGCCGTGGGCACAACGCATGAATCATTGAGGCCCATGAATATTCCGATTGAGAAAATTCGCTTCAGTTGGCCGGATTCAGGCAAGCAACCCGACGCGGGCACGGCTGGCGCCTCGCGTTCACAGGTCGTCGTTGGAAGTGCGCTTCGGGCCGCCTGTCAGGCGATGATGAACACGTTACAGAAGGCCGACGGAACCTTCATGACCTACCAAGAAGCTGTGGCCGCTGGAAAGCCCACACGTTTTGATGGCGTACACACCACGCAAGGCAGAGTTTGCGATCCGGAAACCGGACTTGGGAACCCTTTTGTCAATTGCATGTACACCATCTATCTGGCGGAAGTTTCCGTGGAAGTCGCAACCGGGAAAGTGAAGGTCGACAAAATCGCATGTGTTGCAGACCTCGGTTCCATCAACAACTATCTGACCGTTGACGGCCAAATTTATGGCTGCATTGCACAAGGCATCGGACTGGCCTTGAGTGAAGACTTCGAGGACATCGAAAAGCACTCCACCATGATCGGCGGTGGCTTCCCCTACATAGAGAGTATTCCGGACGATATGGAGATTACGTATTTTGAAAACAATTTGCGTGAACATGGTCCCTTCGGCGCTTCTGGAGCTGGGGAAGGCCCTATGGTCAACCCGCATATGGCCGTCATAAACGCCATTCGTGATGCATGCGGTGCTCGGATATACAGACTGCCGGCTACCCCTGATAGAGTTTTGGAAGCGTTGCGCGCAGGGAATTGA
- a CDS encoding membrane protein: protein MDLIELAEHLVWPLTRLMIAISIGLFIANLVEALNWTRAMAKLASPLIRIGHLKDVVGASFSMAFFSGIAANTILAENYDKGHLTDKELILANLFNSLPTYFLHLPTMFFITVPFIGPAAFTYVSLTLCAAFLRTAFILLLGNRLLPPIDAGCVVCRLDEQKATSWQDALKKTWTRFKKRIKKVASFTIPIYIIIYFLNTHGVFKVIEEAASRHLDFLPWLSPQTISIIVFQMASEFTAGLAAAGALLDAGTLTNRDIIIALILGNVLSSPMRAFRHQFPYYAGIFKPGPALKLITCSQLMRTASLIVVGIIYFVVTK from the coding sequence ATGGATCTGATTGAACTCGCCGAACATCTTGTCTGGCCGTTAACGCGGCTCATGATTGCCATTTCCATTGGCCTCTTTATCGCCAACCTCGTTGAAGCCCTGAATTGGACTCGCGCCATGGCCAAATTGGCCTCTCCGCTTATCCGGATCGGGCACCTCAAAGATGTGGTGGGAGCCAGTTTCTCCATGGCCTTTTTTTCCGGCATAGCGGCCAACACCATTCTTGCCGAAAACTATGACAAAGGGCACCTGACCGATAAAGAACTGATTCTGGCCAATTTGTTCAATAGCTTACCGACCTATTTTCTCCATCTGCCCACGATGTTCTTTATCACGGTTCCATTCATCGGACCGGCCGCATTTACTTACGTATCTCTAACGTTATGCGCTGCTTTTTTGCGAACGGCCTTTATTCTGCTTCTCGGAAATCGTCTGTTACCGCCAATTGATGCGGGATGCGTCGTATGTCGCCTCGACGAACAGAAGGCAACGTCCTGGCAGGATGCACTCAAGAAGACCTGGACCCGCTTCAAAAAGCGCATCAAGAAAGTCGCCTCGTTTACTATCCCCATTTATATTATAATCTATTTTCTCAATACACACGGTGTATTCAAGGTCATCGAAGAGGCAGCGTCCCGGCATCTTGACTTTTTGCCGTGGCTCTCTCCGCAAACCATCAGCATTATCGTCTTTCAAATGGCAAGTGAATTTACGGCCGGTCTCGCAGCAGCTGGTGCATTGCTTGATGCCGGAACATTAACGAATCGTGATATCATCATTGCGCTCATTCTCGGCAATGTGTTGTCATCACCCATGCGTGCGTTTCGGCACCAATTCCCCTACTATGCCGGGATATTCAAACCAGGCCCGGCGCTCAAACTCATCACCTGTAGCCAATTGATGCGCACAGCCAGTCTCATTGTCGTCGGAATAATTTACTTTGTCGTAACGAAATGA
- a CDS encoding YbhB/YbcL family Raf kinase inhibitor-like protein codes for MNTLRVTSPAFTSEADIPRHYTCDDANIFPGLSWSGIPLETQSISLVCDDPDAPHGLFVHGIIWNLPPETTELDEGLEPEAVESLGGMFGVNSYGRREYVGPCPPSGSHRYYFKVYALDCLLSLPATAMAHELEQAMQGHVLARGELMGRYSRS; via the coding sequence ATGAACACGTTGCGTGTCACCAGCCCGGCCTTTACATCGGAAGCAGATATTCCGCGCCATTATACTTGCGATGATGCCAATATCTTTCCGGGGTTATCGTGGTCCGGTATCCCTTTGGAAACTCAGTCGATATCTCTTGTTTGTGACGACCCTGATGCACCGCATGGGCTCTTTGTTCACGGTATTATATGGAATCTGCCACCGGAGACGACGGAACTGGATGAAGGTCTGGAGCCGGAGGCGGTGGAATCGTTAGGCGGGATGTTCGGTGTCAATTCGTACGGTCGTCGCGAGTATGTCGGCCCATGTCCGCCGTCGGGTTCTCATCGTTATTATTTCAAAGTGTATGCCCTCGATTGCCTGTTGTCGTTGCCTGCGACGGCGATGGCCCATGAGCTGGAGCAAGCGATGCAAGGGCATGTCCTAGCGCGGGGAGAATTGATGGGACGGTATTCTCGTTCATAA
- a CDS encoding SH3 domain-containing protein — protein sequence MERYFVQQQIVQQGQEAVRFVVTHCENIEGRISMHEGLWRNNETVGIPMKRVVLRGLVLCLLTILAAGCASKSPEVRAPLAPPSIKGIRDLSVYPQNGLAYVDSDKKGTPLVDSFEAKRQADEFFKQYFSPWRKKRTGFKRRDAMWGIARYGKSPGYDAHGTPNDPSWLAHAVQMADASHFPSMSRYGISLHNTNLRLLPTNRPRFDNPSEPGEGYPFDYLQNSALWANTPVFISHLSRDGQWYYVESAFAAGWSPIKDIGFVDDIFIGRFMTGRYVSIVRDKLLVRTDRGDITTHMGALFPVTAQSERGYRVLAAARASGGRSADAALARGAVAVSDGVLVPLFMTQKNVAVLANRMMNQAYGWGGLDEKRDCSATVRDLFTPFGIWLPRNSKAQAMDGIFISLQGLSPELKEQEILSKGVPFMTLVWLPGHIMLYMGQKDGRVVVFHNVWGLRTLTPEGEEGREVIGRTVVTSLHVGEENPLVGSDRILLNRVRGISYVAPPSVACIPKGRSFTGVQ from the coding sequence ATGGAACGCTATTTTGTGCAGCAACAAATTGTGCAGCAAGGGCAGGAAGCCGTGCGTTTCGTCGTGACGCATTGCGAAAATATTGAGGGCAGGATATCGATGCATGAAGGTCTTTGGCGAAACAATGAAACCGTGGGAATTCCGATGAAGCGCGTTGTGTTACGTGGTCTTGTCCTGTGTTTGTTGACCATTTTGGCGGCTGGCTGTGCCTCAAAATCGCCAGAAGTTCGAGCGCCTCTTGCGCCTCCATCTATAAAAGGGATTCGGGACCTGTCTGTGTATCCGCAGAACGGGCTTGCTTATGTCGACTCGGACAAAAAAGGAACACCTTTAGTGGATTCCTTTGAGGCAAAACGTCAGGCTGACGAATTTTTCAAACAATATTTCAGTCCATGGCGGAAAAAGCGAACCGGATTCAAACGACGCGACGCTATGTGGGGAATTGCTCGGTATGGCAAATCTCCAGGCTATGATGCCCACGGCACACCGAATGATCCGTCATGGCTTGCGCATGCCGTTCAGATGGCAGACGCAAGCCATTTTCCAAGCATGTCGAGGTATGGTATCTCGTTGCATAATACCAACCTTCGGCTTTTACCCACGAATCGCCCACGCTTTGATAATCCCAGCGAGCCGGGAGAAGGGTATCCGTTTGATTATCTACAGAACTCGGCTTTATGGGCCAACACTCCTGTCTTTATTTCTCATCTGAGCCGAGATGGGCAGTGGTATTATGTTGAAAGTGCATTTGCCGCCGGATGGAGTCCCATCAAAGATATCGGGTTTGTCGACGATATTTTTATCGGTCGATTCATGACCGGTCGTTATGTCTCGATTGTTCGCGACAAGCTGTTGGTCAGGACTGACAGAGGAGATATCACGACACATATGGGGGCGCTGTTCCCGGTGACAGCGCAGTCTGAGCGAGGCTACCGGGTACTGGCAGCAGCACGGGCTTCGGGGGGAAGAAGCGCTGACGCCGCTCTTGCTCGAGGAGCGGTGGCGGTCTCGGATGGTGTGCTTGTGCCGCTGTTCATGACACAGAAGAATGTGGCTGTTCTGGCAAATCGGATGATGAACCAAGCATACGGTTGGGGGGGGCTCGATGAAAAACGAGACTGCTCGGCCACTGTGCGCGACCTCTTTACGCCGTTCGGAATCTGGTTGCCTCGCAATTCCAAAGCTCAGGCTATGGATGGAATTTTTATTTCTCTCCAGGGATTGAGTCCCGAGTTGAAAGAGCAAGAGATTCTTTCAAAAGGGGTACCGTTTATGACGCTTGTCTGGTTGCCCGGTCATATTATGCTCTATATGGGCCAAAAAGATGGTAGAGTCGTGGTGTTTCATAACGTTTGGGGCTTACGGACATTGACTCCGGAAGGAGAGGAAGGTCGAGAGGTAATTGGCCGAACGGTTGTGACATCACTTCATGTTGGAGAGGAAAACCCTCTTGTTGGTTCAGACCGCATTTTGCTGAACCGGGTGAGAGGTATCAGCTATGTGGCTCCGCCATCGGTTGCCTGCATCCCCAAAGGACGTTCTTTTACGGGTGTTCAGTAG
- a CDS encoding iron-containing alcohol dehydrogenase, whose translation MITAFQLANIIYTGPGALEKVAETIKAQGLKKPLVVTDKGIVKAGLAQKLTEVLSDENIDYAIYDETVANPNEKNVEDALALYQKDGCDCLIGLGGGSSMDTAKACGILATSGGTIDQYRGMGLLKAPIPFYIAIPTTAGTGSESTSASIITNTREDHHRKMVILDGRLLPNVAVIDPLLMTGLPPAITASTGMDAMTHAIEALISFYSTEYTDVLALGAIKLIFKYLRRAVGNGNDLVAREKMAYAQTMAGMAFTNAGLGLVHSMAHPLSAFYNIPHGYANAVCLPAVLDYNKIVCRGKMRAIAEAAGLTDLGAYPEDTGCEVVQRLNDDVGIPRTITEVGALIGVSVDVKDIEAMSKDALNELSTMTTPRTPQLNEVIELYKKCW comes from the coding sequence ATGATTACTGCATTCCAATTGGCAAACATTATTTATACTGGTCCTGGTGCATTGGAAAAAGTTGCTGAAACGATCAAGGCGCAGGGATTAAAAAAGCCTCTCGTTGTTACAGATAAGGGCATTGTGAAGGCGGGCTTGGCCCAAAAACTCACCGAAGTCTTGTCTGATGAAAACATCGATTACGCGATTTATGACGAGACCGTCGCCAATCCCAATGAAAAAAACGTCGAGGACGCCTTAGCCCTCTATCAAAAAGACGGGTGCGATTGTTTGATTGGTCTTGGTGGCGGAAGTTCAATGGATACAGCCAAGGCTTGCGGCATTTTGGCCACCAGCGGCGGAACCATTGACCAATATCGGGGAATGGGACTTCTGAAGGCTCCCATTCCATTTTACATCGCCATTCCCACCACGGCGGGCACGGGGTCCGAATCAACCAGCGCCTCAATTATCACCAACACCAGAGAAGACCACCATCGCAAAATGGTCATTTTGGATGGCCGCCTGTTGCCCAACGTCGCCGTCATCGATCCTCTCCTTATGACAGGGCTTCCGCCTGCGATTACGGCGTCTACGGGCATGGATGCCATGACGCACGCCATTGAGGCGCTGATTTCCTTTTACTCGACGGAATATACCGATGTCTTGGCTCTTGGAGCGATCAAACTCATCTTCAAATACTTGCGTAGGGCCGTCGGCAACGGCAATGACCTCGTGGCACGCGAAAAAATGGCCTATGCCCAGACTATGGCCGGAATGGCCTTCACCAATGCGGGGTTAGGGCTCGTCCATTCCATGGCGCATCCTCTGAGTGCGTTCTATAATATCCCCCATGGCTACGCTAATGCGGTCTGCCTGCCTGCTGTTTTAGACTACAATAAGATCGTTTGTCGGGGAAAAATGCGTGCCATAGCCGAGGCCGCCGGATTGACCGACCTCGGAGCGTACCCTGAGGATACTGGATGTGAGGTTGTTCAGCGCCTCAACGACGACGTAGGCATTCCAAGGACCATCACGGAAGTGGGAGCGCTTATCGGAGTGAGTGTTGACGTCAAGGATATCGAAGCCATGTCCAAAGATGCGTTGAATGAATTGTCAACCATGACCACACCAAGAACGCCGCAATTGAACGAAGTCATCGAACTGTACAAGAAATGCTGGTAG
- a CDS encoding sigma-54-dependent Fis family transcriptional regulator codes for MPAPTFASRRRQNDETSSTRREGLDPNDFYSFFSTPSVSNDLFWKKMYEARERFHNGEQDHFTNVRPHILRSWKRSFAANVSYTGLTSVCLASTDLQRILEQNEFLLSTAKPILKELLDNIHPTRNCVILTDTAGVYLHTLGDDFGFGRGASSPLRGLVSSEMIEGTTSMGICLAERQPTCVLGCEHYNPCFDGCSCTAAPIFDYANNLAGTLSMTMERDSFNHHTYGLVIAAAKAITEQMRLRHLLHETQTIMELLGEAVVVLDDSGFVRMMNRYAKRLFHVKGDAVGKEFVEVAEVTSDAHFLAPAKKVKDNECSMRLADGSSLQCLYSSSPLPEGGICVTLRESQRVHKLTNRITRAKAVYSFADILGDSQCMRQALKLARKASENSMTTLILGQSGVGKELFAQAIHNASDRRDQPFIVINCGTIPRDLVQSELFGYEPGAFTGAARQGAPGKFELADGGTLFLDEIGDMPLTAQVNLLRVLQEGEVTRVGGKRSWRVDVRVVAATHCDLAKAVENGTFRKDLFYRLNVLALTIPALSERKSDIPRLANFFLAKIAGDLNKQFDGFSPEALQSLEAYSWPGNVRELENMVERTAVMADGPFIRKADLPSEIRLAASLSTQSRSSVPTIPNQDEYCPSSHTTTAEVKVDAVCDSERKNIIGALHASGGNVSAAAKDVGVSRVTLYAHIRRYGLSLEAFRTSPY; via the coding sequence ATGCCCGCACCTACTTTTGCAAGTCGTCGCAGGCAAAATGATGAGACGAGTTCAACCCGACGCGAAGGTTTAGACCCCAACGATTTTTATAGTTTTTTTTCCACACCAAGCGTCTCCAACGATCTTTTTTGGAAAAAAATGTATGAAGCGAGAGAACGGTTTCATAACGGAGAGCAGGATCACTTCACAAACGTAAGACCCCACATCCTTCGATCATGGAAGCGCTCCTTTGCCGCCAATGTTTCCTATACTGGGTTGACTTCAGTGTGTCTTGCCAGCACGGATTTACAGCGTATTCTTGAGCAAAACGAATTCCTTCTCTCAACGGCCAAGCCCATTCTCAAAGAATTGCTTGATAATATCCACCCGACCAGAAATTGCGTCATTCTTACAGACACTGCGGGGGTGTACCTGCATACCCTGGGCGACGACTTTGGCTTCGGGCGCGGGGCAAGCAGTCCGTTGCGCGGTCTGGTAAGTAGTGAAATGATTGAAGGAACCACTTCCATGGGTATCTGCCTGGCTGAACGGCAACCCACATGCGTTCTCGGATGCGAGCATTACAACCCCTGCTTTGACGGTTGCTCCTGTACGGCCGCGCCTATCTTCGATTATGCAAACAATCTGGCCGGAACCCTCTCCATGACAATGGAGCGGGATAGTTTTAACCACCACACATACGGTCTCGTTATCGCTGCCGCTAAAGCCATAACTGAGCAAATGCGGCTGCGGCATTTGCTGCATGAGACGCAGACAATCATGGAACTTTTGGGCGAAGCCGTTGTGGTGCTGGACGACAGCGGGTTTGTTCGGATGATGAACCGTTACGCCAAGCGGCTGTTCCACGTCAAAGGCGATGCGGTGGGGAAGGAGTTCGTGGAAGTCGCCGAGGTAACCAGTGATGCGCACTTCTTAGCACCAGCCAAAAAGGTGAAAGATAATGAATGCTCCATGCGCTTGGCGGATGGCTCATCCTTGCAGTGTTTATATTCCTCGTCTCCGCTTCCTGAAGGAGGGATCTGTGTAACGTTGCGGGAGAGTCAGCGCGTGCATAAGCTGACCAATCGCATCACGAGAGCTAAAGCAGTCTACAGCTTCGCAGATATTTTGGGTGATTCCCAGTGCATGCGCCAGGCATTGAAACTGGCGCGCAAGGCCAGCGAAAATTCCATGACCACGTTGATTCTTGGACAGAGTGGAGTGGGAAAAGAGCTGTTTGCACAGGCGATACATAATGCCAGTGACCGGCGAGATCAGCCGTTTATCGTCATAAACTGTGGGACGATTCCCCGTGATTTGGTCCAGTCCGAATTGTTCGGATATGAGCCGGGCGCATTCACTGGCGCAGCACGTCAGGGCGCTCCCGGCAAATTTGAACTGGCTGACGGGGGAACGCTGTTTCTGGATGAAATTGGGGATATGCCTCTGACGGCACAGGTTAATCTCTTGCGGGTGCTCCAAGAAGGCGAGGTGACCCGCGTTGGCGGCAAACGCTCATGGCGGGTGGATGTTCGCGTGGTGGCCGCCACACACTGTGACCTGGCCAAAGCGGTGGAAAACGGCACGTTTCGCAAGGATTTGTTTTATAGGCTCAACGTGCTCGCCCTCACTATCCCTGCACTCAGCGAACGCAAAAGCGACATTCCGAGGCTCGCAAACTTTTTCTTGGCTAAAATAGCTGGCGACCTGAATAAGCAATTCGACGGGTTTTCTCCCGAAGCCTTGCAATCGCTTGAAGCCTATAGCTGGCCGGGAAACGTCCGTGAACTGGAGAATATGGTAGAGCGCACGGCCGTCATGGCCGATGGTCCTTTCATCAGGAAAGCTGATTTGCCATCGGAAATTCGTTTGGCGGCGTCCCTGTCCACTCAATCCAGGTCAAGCGTCCCGACCATCCCGAATCAAGACGAATACTGCCCCTCATCGCACACAACGACGGCGGAAGTGAAAGTCGATGCGGTCTGTGACAGCGAAAGAAAGAATATTATCGGAGCGTTGCATGCTTCCGGCGGAAATGTCAGCGCAGCGGCCAAGGATGTTGGCGTGTCACGTGTGACGCTCTATGCACATATCCGGCGCTACGGCCTGTCGCTGGAAGCCTTTCGTACTTCCCCTTATTAA